DNA from Malus sylvestris chromosome 11, drMalSylv7.2, whole genome shotgun sequence:
taaagttctttgaatttttgcttttgttgaaacttgtattgttgaagctttgtgagtgaagcatgtagtttgaggtagtgttcccttaatttcccgagtgaggaaaacttctcggttggagacttgaaaaatccaagtcactgagtggttgtgagactgccgagtatcaaggtgcagtagcatatggtgggagtcccccaagtcttcaggcgaagagagttgccgaatgaggtgtctagctagtagtcaatgtcatgagtaggaaaacttcacttgtttcttttcgaagtggtaacccagggctctttcttcatatattgttttttttgttatgaagatgtgttaggcccaaagaagtggaggcctaggccctttttctttttgtttgtttgttttttttttttttttttttttttgtcgactGAGTGGGATGTTTTCAGCTGAATCCAAATAGGGGGATGTTTTCAGCCGAATCCAAGGAGGGGGGAAAGCATGACTCAACATCATTTGTCATGATGTTGTTCCCACACTTCATCATCATTTactacttttccttttcttctttcataATATGCCATCAAtgtgtttaattttcttttgctttgcctTTCCTTTTTGGCTGGAAAGATTGCCATCTTTCCTCACAATCTGATTTACTGCAGTCTTGTTGAAGGAAATGTGGGTGTTGGAGCTAGGTAAACCAAGGAGGGTGTCTACGTAGAGGGAGTGGTAGCTCATCAATATAACACCATTTTCTGTGGCTCAAATCGCAAAaccatcttcatgaaagttgttccttagctcgtgaactacaacatatccgaattggtgatccatcggagcagtacaactccagtcattcatcatacctgcatttcttgagttatacagctccgagggatctcaattttggatatgttgtagttcacaagttaaggaacaacttcgatgaagaaagtatgttgatctgagcaagagaaaatggagtttttgaagctcacaacaagtctgacgcgttgatatacagaaagtgtcaggttttatgaccttcgcttggttgtttcggtcactagtgaggataagtacgtaaatgaatagagacagagaagcaaacacaggatgtacgtggttcacccagattggctacgtccacggagtagaggagttcttattagtagtgaagggcttacacaagtacaaaggatcaagctctcaatttagtgagttcttgtgaatgatttaacacaaatggcattaggcaatattgtgggggaatgacccctatttatagaaaaacttgtagctttgtcacattgacatgtgtcatgttatgattggttcttgatgttgacacgtgctgcgctctgattggcttctaatcttgacacgtgtcgagtagtgattggcctcctggtcggaggggaactcttctgggtccttgacagtatagcgttggccgatgctcggtagtttcgggattggtcaagtatggtacaaacagtgcacgtgtcgagtagtgattggcctcctggtcggaggggaactcttctgggtccttgacagtatagcgttggccggtgctcggtagtttcgggattggtcaagtatggtacaaacactatTCATTCCTTGATCAAGTAGTATAGCTAAGGTTACAAAGGGAGCACCAGTAAAAACACCTTCCGTAACCGAGTTCTATCCACAATGACTCaaaacacccccccccccccaaaaaaaaaccctcgAATGGCACAAAACCCTCAATTGATCACACCAAGGCACTACCAACCCCATGTGGTGACCGTAACCGAGTTCCATCCACAATGACTAGAAACACCACTCCTCCCCACACAAATACTCGAATGGCACAAAACGCTCAATTGGTCACAGCAAGGCACTACCAATCCCATGTCACGACAAACCTCCTTTATCCTTTCGGTTTCCCCATGAACCGAACGCCACTCTTGCGCAAGCCGGCTGCATGCTAGAAACTGAAAGGAAACTTCCCATGGCAAGGTACAAAATGGATACAGGAAAATAAGCAAGGGTCTCGAAGAGACGAGGGATAGAACCTAGGAATCGCTCAACCAAAGGCAACAGAACTCGCTCGACCGCTAATCGTGAATTCGTTCACATGACCAAGTCAAACACTTGATTTGAGAAGGAGGAAAATACTCTTCAGTTGCACAAAACAATATATTTGTAATTAATCAAGTCTCCCAAATGCTTGTATTACATCATAAGAGACACCATAATCTAGATGAACTTAACAAATTCCCAAGTAATTAAAATAGACAGCCTTTATTATTTCCAAAGCATGGTAGTGGTCTTCAAATTGTTTTCTTCAAGGCCTGCCTCCCGAATAAAAAACTGAGCTACAAGGTTGTGAGTCTAGCCATTGGAATAGTTAGCATCACACGTTTATTTCCCTGATCTGTTAACAATGCAAAATTGTTGTTTTAATAGCAAAGTTCCTCAATAAACACGAAATCTTAAAACGAAATGTTAGACGGACAACACGAGGATGTGTTACTGTCATATACGTAAAACTATTAGTTGACACTCACTATTATCTTAAGAAAAATGTTCTCTAGCTGCACGTTTGCTCAATTCAACACTACTGTCATTAGAAGTTGTGGTAGCGACACTCAGAAGATGGCACTCTCACCGGTGATGTGATACAACCAAATTGCAGTGTGCAACCTTCTTACTTGTTGATTGTATCCATATATGGAAGCTAGAACTTAAAAATAAGTCCTCCAGGGATTTTAAAGCTTGCAGCGGCCATGCCTAACTGCTTTTTATACAGTTTGGTTGTGCCAGACCCGTTCAAAGTGAAACAGGAAACACCCTCATATGAAACATAATAAGAACATAATTCTCAAGAAAATGGGAGGTGGAAAGTTTCCAATTTTTATTACTCCACAAATGAATTTGATCCCAATTGATCCCAGGTTTGGTACAAACTGGGGTCCCAACCAAACTGGAAACACCCTCAGATGAAACACAATTGAGTATTTTAGAGTGCCGATAGCAGCCCCTTAAATAAAACCGAAAGTGCAAAACCAGATACAAACAGCAACAACAAGGTCTTATCTCACTAAGTGGAGTCAGTTGGCAAAGCTAGAGCAAACATTCCACATAGTTGAGAATGCACTTGAAGTACAACCCCTTGCACCGATACTTTGTATTTTCATCGACGCACAAGACAAATCACTACAAGCTTTGCACCGTCTTTTGAGAACTAGCAACAACAAGATTCAGTGTGCTCAATGCTTATGCATGGCCTTGAAAAATGTCTCCAACGAAGGCATTGATGTTCGTTTGAGATGATCCGCCTTCTTCAATAGCATCATGACATATCTGTTTAAGTTCTCTGGCCCttctcctcatttctctcccttCATCGTCCTCCAAATCCATAAACTTCTGCGCCAGCCCAGCAATCTCCTCGCTTGTCACCAAATGGTCCCTTTTGTCCTCAGCCTTCCTCAACCTCCACCCAACTTTCCAATCCTCCACAATCATCTTACTAACCATGCCTTGATCCATACCTAACGGAAAGGTCAGAAACGGGACACCAGCAAAAACAGCTTCCCTAACTGAGTTCCAACCGCAATGTGTCAAAAACCCACCAACACTAGAATGGCACAAAACCCTCAATTGTTCACACCAAGGCACTACCAAACCCATGTCGCCACAAGCATCTTTTAACCTGTCCGTTTCCCCACGGGCCACCCATATGAACCGAACCCTACTCAAGCGCAAACCGCCTGCAATCTCATCCATTTGGGCAcctgaaaatgaaagaaaacttCCCATGGAGATGTACAGAACAGAGCTGCAAGGTTGAGAATCTAGCCATTGTAGATAGTCGATTCCAGCACTCGGGTGATCATTAGATTTGATGTAGGGTATTAATGGACCAATTGTGTAAATGGGCAGTGAGAATATTGATCTTAAAACGTCGATGACTTGGGGTTCAAGCTCATAGATGGAGGGGAATAAGAGATATTGTGCTTTAGGCACCCATGAGAAATCTTCAAGGATGTGGTGGAGAATGTTTGGGAAGATTCCACTAATGAAAGGCAGGTCTGCTAGTCGTGTTGAAGAAACACCTGGGATGTAGTCCACACGTTCATTTCCCCTCTCTATAAACACACAGGAgagcaaaaaaaattagaaaacaacATGGAGGGCACAAAATTGTGACCCATGCGGTGAAAAACTTCCTTACAAACTCATGAACTTTGTTGTTAAGACTTAAGCATGCTCGATATAGTCCAAATCGAACTTtacatcctaattttgagcAAGTTAACTCACGTGCTAGCACGGGTTAACATGTTATTTTAAGATGTTGAAGCTATTGAAATGACCGTTTCACCATTTCACATGAGACACACACTGGTAAAACTTAAAAAGCGAGCAAAATTAAAAGACAAAATGGAAGACACAAAATTGTGACCCATGCGGTGAAAAAGATTCCTAGTACAAACTGAACTTTGTGGTTAAGCATGCTCGATCTAATCCAAATCGAACTTTGTATCCTAATATTGAGAATTTAACCAGAACTGGATCTCCTCCGGATCCAAAAGGATCTGAGTTCATTAATCAATGAATAcaaattattgaaatttgatacaacggctacaattattataattttagagATGTTCTTTGTTTGTAgcatttgaatcaaatttcaatgactcGAGTTTATTGATTAGTGAGCTCAGATTCCTTGAAACCAGAAGGGATCCGGTTCAAATTTAACCCATGTGGACATCATGTGCAAAGGTGAAAAGATCATTTTAAGATGTATAAGCTTGTTAATTTATATCTTAAAACTTCCTTGAAAATATCGTTTCACCATTCTAACAACACACAGATAAAACTTAGTAGTGGACAAAATTAGATTGTTAGGTTTGAtgtgaaattaaaaaatattttaaatgcttTTTCAGAATTTCCTCACATCTTTACTAAATATTAGTTCTAAAaacaatttcatcaaaaatatttttaattattttaaaaatatatctaAACGCAAACACGCgttcataaaaattaaaaaatcaaataaataaataaaaaaagtgacAGAGACACTAACCTAGCAAGTCAACCGGGAGGTGCCCGTTTTCTGCTAAAAGATGAAAATGTtggaaaaaggagaaaaaggacGCCGGCATCGGCCAAAACGACGCCGCCGGGATACTCCTCCGGTTCCCGACACGGACCGCCCAAGGCAGGAAAGTGTCGGCCACGATCAGGCTCGGCGGAGGCTCGAGGCGATCCATGAGCCGCTCGAATGGGGCCTCCATCTTGGTCATGATGGCTTCGATAAAGCTGTCCATGTCGGCGGCGCGGACCAGCTCCGACGGAACCACGTTGGGAATCGTGGCGAGTCGGATGTTGTCCGGGGTGACTTGGGATCCGATGAAACCGAACCACTCCTCCGTGACGACGAAGGTGATGAGGATGTCAGTCTTTTGTGAAGTCAGTAGCTTGCAGAGGTTCATCATCGGGTTGATGTGGCCCCGACCGGGATACGGCACGGCCACCACGTGGCAGATAGGGCCTGTCTGGTCTTTGGTGGAGTTCATGTCTGGGTTTAAGAAGACGACGACCTAACTCTGTAGTTATATATAACTTATAAGTGGTTATATAGAGATAGATATATACAGAGCAGAAATAAGGCAATTACATCTGAAATTAAGTTTCCAACACTCCATCGTTGGCTTGGCTTGCTTGATTTGATCAAAATTCTCTCTTTTTATGAAAGCTTGCTTGATTTGATAGaaatattctttttattttattttatttttttaatgaaatcgATAGTATTGCGCAATGTTAGTACAAAAAGAAATGCTAGGGAAGTTTTTCAACAATAAGACTTTTCATGGATTCTataacattta
Protein-coding regions in this window:
- the LOC126590710 gene encoding UDP-glycosyltransferase 87A1-like, with amino-acid sequence MNSTKDQTGPICHVVAVPYPGRGHINPMMNLCKLLTSQKTDILITFVVTEEWFGFIGSQVTPDNIRLATIPNVVPSELVRAADMDSFIEAIMTKMEAPFERLMDRLEPPPSLIVADTFLPWAVRVGNRRSIPAASFWPMPASFFSFFQHFHLLAENGHLPVDLLERGNERVDYIPGVSSTRLADLPFISGIFPNILHHILEDFSWVPKAQYLLFPSIYELEPQVIDVLRSIFSLPIYTIGPLIPYIKSNDHPSAGIDYLQWLDSQPCSSVLYISMGSFLSFSGAQMDEIAGGLRLSRVRFIWVARGETDRLKDACGDMGLVVPWCEQLRVLCHSSVGGFLTHCGWNSVREAVFAGVPFLTFPLGMDQGMVSKMIVEDWKVGWRLRKAEDKRDHLVTSEEIAGLAQKFMDLEDDEGREMRRRARELKQICHDAIEEGGSSQTNINAFVGDIFQGHA